A single Fibrobacter sp. UWT2 DNA region contains:
- a CDS encoding glycosyl hydrolase yields MFKRYTVAILAATLATTAFATKYEAESATVSSEAKIVNSSGVSGTGYASLQEGTITFTGVTVETAGKYTLTIRYKAGDFKANYLKVNGATAGTIDFAATTGWADVTTAVTLKAGTNTIAIEKYWGWIDVDYIDISAYESAPFKLSATPVTPNATESAVKLYNFLRENFGKKTISGIMTGDMSGYTQGADFKTHDDVKYIYTRTGKYPALVGLDFLFATGPNASGSWNMEYTDKAISIAKGLWKAGGIPAFTWHWKDPLDKKDAFYIQSAAGTNEYTDFDFSTGFKSGTTEWDTESAAYKGIIADIDHIADYFLELQKEGVAGIFRPLHEAGGKWFWWSINSGKQFAALYRLVYDRMVNVKGVRNMVWVYNPSTDDVNGWDPGDSYYDVLGIDIYNRSGDNSSNAASFDGLKAKNKGKKILALTENGPIPDVAKMHEDVSVWSWWMPWYHTWNSKFIDQTPDAVWKSNMEDDRILTLDKMPGWDKYKPNQDTSTTRLAKVSPFYGPATTIGIFDMNGHYVGLTTQGLPQGRYIVRQRIQGRNLNAVYIKK; encoded by the coding sequence CTTCAGGAAGGCACAATTACCTTCACGGGAGTCACTGTTGAAACGGCAGGTAAATACACGCTTACTATCCGCTACAAGGCGGGCGATTTCAAGGCAAACTACCTCAAAGTAAACGGAGCGACCGCAGGCACGATTGACTTTGCAGCAACGACCGGATGGGCAGACGTTACAACGGCCGTCACGCTCAAGGCGGGCACAAACACCATCGCCATCGAGAAATACTGGGGATGGATCGATGTGGACTACATCGACATTTCTGCCTACGAATCCGCTCCCTTCAAGCTTTCTGCGACCCCGGTTACCCCGAACGCGACCGAAAGTGCGGTAAAGCTCTACAATTTCTTGCGTGAAAACTTCGGCAAGAAAACAATTAGCGGAATCATGACCGGCGACATGAGCGGCTACACGCAGGGAGCCGACTTCAAGACCCACGACGACGTAAAGTACATCTACACGCGCACGGGCAAGTACCCGGCACTCGTCGGCCTCGACTTCCTGTTCGCAACGGGCCCGAACGCTTCCGGTAGCTGGAACATGGAATACACCGACAAGGCGATTTCTATAGCGAAGGGTCTCTGGAAAGCGGGCGGCATTCCCGCATTCACCTGGCACTGGAAGGATCCCCTCGACAAGAAGGACGCATTCTACATCCAGAGTGCGGCAGGGACCAACGAATATACGGACTTCGACTTCTCTACCGGATTCAAGAGCGGCACCACCGAATGGGACACCGAAAGTGCGGCCTACAAGGGAATTATCGCCGACATTGACCATATTGCCGATTACTTCCTCGAATTGCAAAAAGAAGGCGTTGCAGGCATCTTCCGCCCCCTGCACGAAGCGGGCGGCAAGTGGTTCTGGTGGAGTATCAATTCGGGCAAGCAGTTCGCGGCACTATACCGGCTCGTCTATGACCGCATGGTAAATGTCAAGGGGGTCCGCAACATGGTTTGGGTTTACAACCCCTCCACCGACGACGTGAACGGCTGGGACCCGGGCGACAGCTACTACGACGTGCTCGGCATAGACATCTACAACAGATCAGGCGACAACTCCAGCAACGCGGCAAGCTTTGACGGCCTCAAGGCAAAGAACAAGGGCAAAAAGATACTCGCCCTCACCGAGAACGGACCCATCCCCGACGTAGCCAAGATGCACGAGGACGTCTCGGTATGGAGCTGGTGGATGCCCTGGTACCACACATGGAACAGCAAATTCATCGACCAGACTCCCGACGCTGTATGGAAAAGCAACATGGAGGACGACCGCATTTTGACCCTCGACAAGATGCCTGGCTGGGACAAATACAAGCCCAACCAGGATACCTCTACGACGCGTCTTGCAAAGGTATCGCCATTCTACGGCCCTGCAACAACAATCGGCATCTTTGACATGAATGGCCACTATGTGGGACTCACTACGCAGGGACTTCCGCAGGGGCGCTACATCGTGCGTCAAAGAATCCAGGGACGCAACTTGAATGCGGTATACATCAAAAAATAA